GTTCAGTCGAGAGCAGATCCGAAAGAGCCATCGCGAGTGCCTTCTGACGCAACTTGCGGTTTACCTTCACATCAAAAACACGGGTTTTGCGCGGGCCAAAAACTACGCCACCGCCCTTCCACTGCGGGGAACGGATGGAGCCCTGGCGTGCGCGACCGGTTCCTTTTTGCTTCCACGGCTTTCTCCCACCCCCGCGCACTTCGCCGCGTGTTTTCGTGTGTGCAAGCACCGCACGGCGGTTTGTCTGTTGCGCTGTCACGACTTCATAGAGCACGTTGGGATCAGCAGGCACGCTAAAAAGTTTTGCGGGAAGCTCTAGCGTTCCAACGGTCTCACCTTTTTGATTGTAGAGAGAAGTCGTTGCCATATTAGTTCCACACAGACCCTGTCACGTTGGCTCGAATAAACAAAACGCCGCCTCGTGCTCCGGGAATCGCGCCGCGAATAGCCAGCGTGTTACGCTCGGGGTCAATAGAGACGACTTTCAAGTTTTTCACGGTGACACGCTCATCCCCCATGTGCCCCGCCATACGCATATCTTTGAACACGCGTTGCGGCCCTTGCGCACCCACGGATCCAGATTTGCGAACTTGGTCTTTGGTACCGTGCGTGGTGTTGTGCCCGTGAAACCCATGTCGCTTCACTACTCCAGCAAAGCCACGGCCTTTGGATGTTCCCGTAACATCAACGACATCCCCCACGGTAAACTCCCCGACAGTCCAGATATCACCCGTCTTCACGCCGTCCACAGAAACCACGCGAGCCTCACGCGTGAGACGCACCGGCCCCAATTGTTTCGCGCGAGCTTCTTGCGGTTTGTTAATCGTGCGCGTCGTTCCAAATCCAATCTGGACCGCATTGTAGCCATCCTTATCTTCCGTGCGAACATCGGTCACGACGCACGGCCCCGCCTCGATATAGGTGACAGGCACCACAACACCATCGTCTGTGAAGATCTGCGACATGCCCAATTTTTTGCCAATGAGGAATTTCATACGGTATAGAAAAACCAGAAGTTTGGATACGTCCTATGCCGTAGACAAACTTCTAGTTTCCAATACGCGACACACTTACACGTCTGGAGAATGTTGTTTGAATGAAACGTTGAACGTATGTACTCTTGGGGGAAGCGCATGAAGGTTATCGCAGGGGATTATCTGACATCGCGCGAACTTTCTTCACGGTTCTCAAGAGTATCTGACTCTCGACCAAGCCCGTACAAAATTTTTTGTAGGGCGACACTACATTTTGATCTCTACATCCACCCCGGCAGGAAGATTGAGACTCATAAGCGCGTCCATCGTGCGCTCGGTGGGACTCAATATATCTACCAGTCGCTTGTGAATACGGATCTCGTACTGCTCACGACTGTCCTTGTGCACAAATGTTGACCGGTTTGTCGTGTATTTCCGCTTCTCGGTAGGAAGCGGAATAGGACCTACCACCAAAGCATCCGAGCGTTCGGCCGCTTTTATTATGGTTCCCGTCGCCTGATCTATGATCTTATGATCATAGGCACGGATCTTGATGCGGATCCGCTGTTTTCCGGCTTCGGCAGACTTTTGATCAACGTCTTTGGACACAGAAGAACGATTCCCGTCATCGGCGGGCGGAGAGAGCGGTTCCCGCTCCCCGTCGCCCGCTGATCACGCAGGTTATTTACTTATTTTTACAATGACCCCCGCTCCCACTGTGTGTCCTCCTTCACGAATGGCGAAGCGCTGCTTCTCTTCAAGAGCAACCGGGATGATGAGTTTCACTTGGCAGTTCACCGTGTCTCCGGGCATCACCATCTCCGTTCCGGCAGGAAGTTCAATCTCTCCCGTCACATCGGTCGTACGAATGTAGAACTGCGGCTTATACCCCTTGAAGAATGGCTTGTGGCGTCCCCCTTCCTCTTTCGTGAGGGCGTAGATCTCGGCCTCAAATTCCGTGTGGGGCGTCACCGAACCAGGCTTCGCAAGCACCATACCACGTTCCACCTCTTCCTTTTTAACACCGCGAAGGAGCACGCCGGCGTTATCCCCTGCGCGACCCTCGTCGAGCGTCTTGTTAAACATTTCAATTCCTGTCACGACAGTCTTCATGGTTTCTTCGCGTAGCCCAACCAATTCACCTTCCTCACCCACCTTCACGATACCGCGCTCGATGCGGCCCGTCACCACGGTGCCACGACCTTCAATCGAGAAAACATCTTCCACCGGCATGAGGAACGGACGATCCGTCTCACGTACAGGCTCGGGGATGTATTCGTCGAGCGTCTTTAAGAGATCAAGAACCGGTTTGGCGGCCGCTTCGTCCGTGGGGTTCTGAAGCGCCTTCAAAGCGGAGCCGCGGATGATGGGCGTTTCGTCGCCGGGGAATTCGTATTTCTTCAAAAGGTCGCGAATTTCTTCCTCGACCAAATCGATGAGTTCCGGATCATCCACGGTGTCTACCTTGTTCAAGAACACGACAATGCGCGGCACGCCCACCTGGCGCGCTAGAAGAATGTGCTCACGCGTTTGCGGCATGGGACCGTCGGCGGCAGAGACTACCAAAACAGCGCCGTCCATCTGGGCTGCTCCTGTGATCATGTTCTTTACGTAGTCAGCATGTCCGGGACAATCCACGTGGGCGTAGTGGCGTGCCGTCGTTTCATACTCCGTATGCGCGGTGGCAATGGTAATTCCACGAGACTTGGACTCTGGAGCTTTGTCCAGATCGTCCACGCCCTTCTTCTGAGCTATAAGACCATGCGAACTGGCCACGGCAAGGATGGCCGCCGTAAGCGTCGTTTTTCCATGGTCCACGTGTCCAATGGTACCCACGTTTACGTGCGGTTTTGTTCGTTCAAACGTTCCGGCCATAATTTGGCTTTATTGAGCGACCCCAGAGGAGCGCCAATGATTAAAATTAAGTGAGTTTACAATAATGTGGCGCCAGTATAACACAGGTCAGATTCCTTGCAAGAGGCCACCCCTATTCTACCGGCTCAAGATAAAACTGGGTTTCGGACTCGAGGTCTGGCGGGGGAGGCGGGAGAGGAGGTTCCGGCTCCTTCCTTATCTCTGGCTTCGGCGGCTTCTCGGCAGGACGCGGTTGCTCTTTGGGCAGCTCACCTTTTCCATCCACGAGCGTCTCGTAGCGTTCGGGACTCAACAGAACAAACGACTCCTCCTCCCCCATGACGATAAGCGGATGGCCTGTTTTTCTTGCAAGAGAGAGCAGGCGTTTGAGAGAGGCGTCCATAGATTAAGCGCGACGCGCAGTTCCTTGTCGTGATTCGACAATCGTTTGGGCGATATTCGGCGGCACTTCGTCGTAGTGATCGAACTCCATCGTGTAGGACGCACGGCCTTGTGTGAGCGAGCGCACCGTTGTGGCATAGCCGAACATTTCGGCAAGCGGCACAAATGCGCGAATGACTTTCGCTTCCATCCGGTCCGACATCTCCTGGATTTGTCCCCGTTTGGAGTTCAAATCTCCCACCACCGTTCCCATAAATTCTTCCGGGGTGATGACTTCCACTTTCATGACAGGCTCAAGGAGCACGGGCTTGGCACGTTTGGCTGCATCTTGAAAGGCAAGCGAGCCGGCAATCTTAAAGGCTGCTTCAGATGAGTCCACTTCATGGTAAGACCCGTCATACAAGTGAATACGAAAGTCCAGCACGGGATACCCAGCTACTACGCCGCGCTCGGCCGCTTCGATAATGCCCTTTTCAATAGGGTTGATGAACTCTTTGGGAATGACACCGCCCTTGATTTCGTTCAAGAACTCAAATCCTTTTCCCTGGTTGGGCTCCACACGCACGCGCGCATGGCCATACTGCCCCTTTCCCCCTGTTTGGCGGATAAATTTTCCTTCTCCTTCCGCCTCGAGGCGAATCGTCTCGCGGTACGCCACTTGCGGGCGCCCGACGTCAGCCTCTACTTTGTACTCGCGCTTCATGCGATCAATAATGATCTCCAAGTGAAGCTCGCCCATTCCTTTAATGATAGTCTGTCCAGATTCTTCATCGGACGCGACGTGGAATGTCGGGTCTTCTTCCGCAAGTTTTGCAAGCGCCATACCCATTTTTTCCTGATCGGCTTTTGTTTTTGGTTCGATGGCGACAGAAATAACAGGATCGGGAAACGTGATGGACTCAAGTACGATGGGGTGATCCGGGTCGCACAGCGTGTTCCCCGTCGTCGTGCCGCGCAATCCCACGGCCGCCGCAATTTCTCCGGCATACACATCTTGCACTTCCTCACGGTGATTTGCGTGAAGACGCACAATGCGCCCAATCCGTTCTTTGTCCCCAGTGGAGGTATTGTACACGTATGACCCCGCCTTCAGGTTGCCGGAATACACGCGGAAGAACACAAGCTTTCCGATGAAAGGGTCCGCGGCAACTTTAAAGGCAAGGGCAGCAAAAGGCTCGCTGTCACTTGCCTGACGCACTTCTTCTTTTTCGGGATCGTCCGGATGAAATCCTTTGACCGGAGGAATATCAAGCGGTGAGGGCAGATAATAGTTGACGGCATCAAGCAGCTGTTGAACCCCCTTATTCTTGAGCGCAGAGCCGCAGAGAATCGGAAAGACATCGCGCGCGATGGTTGCCTTACGAAGCGCCAAACGAATCTCGTCTACCGAAAGCTCCTCGCCCGCGAGGTAGCGCGTCATGAGAGCCTCGTCCGTCTCCACGATCGTCTCCAGAAGTTCGCTCCGATACTTCTGCGCCTGTTCCTTCAAGTCACTGGGAATATCCTGTTCCTCAATATCTTTTCCCAGATCATCGGTAAACGTGAAAGCACGCATGAGGATAAGATCCACCACACCCTGGAAATTGTCCTCAGTGCCGATAGGAAGTTGAATCGGTCGAGCCTTTTTGGTAAGGCGCGCGTGAATGGACGCAACGTCTTTGTAAAAATCCGCACCGGTACGATCAAGCTTGTTGATGAAACACACGCGCGGTACAGAGTACTTATCTGCTTGGCGCCACACCGTTTCCGACTGCGATTCCACACCTGCCACTCCGTCAAACACGGTAACGCCGCCGTCAAGCACGCGCAGCGACCGCTCCACTTCTACGGTAAAGTCTACGTGACCGGGAGTATCAATAATGTTGTAGCGACACCCTTTCCAAAAACAGGTTGTTGCGGCAGCCGTGATGGTGATGCCGCGCTCACGTTCCTGTTCCATCCAGTCCATCGTCGCTTCCCCTTCATGCACTTCCCCAATCTTATGCTTCTTCCCCGTGTAGAAAAGCACGCGCTCGGTTGTCGTGGTTTTCCCGGCATCAATGTGCGCAATAATGCCGAAGTTACGAGTTTGCTCAAGAGAATATTCGCGTGACATAGAGGAAGTTAGCGAGCAAAGTGCGCGAAGGCGCGGTTGGACTCGGCCATACGTTGAACGTCTTCCTTTTTCTTGAAGGCTTCCCCTTCGCTGTTCGCGGCTGCAAGCAACTCATCCGCCAACTTTTGATACATGGGACGGCCTTTTTTCGAACGCGCGGCAAGCAAAATCCAGCGCGCCGCAAGCGTAAAACGGCGTTCGCCGCGCACAGGAATTGGCACTTGGTAATTCGCCCCGCCCACGCGGCGCGACTTCACTTCAAGTGAGGGAGAGACTTGCTTCATGGCCTGCTCGAAAACTTCGACGGGATTCTTCTTGGATTTTTGCTCAATAAGATCGAGCGCCTTGTACATGACGTCCTGTGCAATGGTTTTCTTGCCATCGTTCATGACGTAATTAATAAACTTCGCCACCGACACGTTTTGGAACTTCGGGTCAGGGGCGATGAGACGTTTGGGGGCTTGTTTGCCACGCATAAAGGGTTCGGAGCTCGTTTCTTCCCCGCGTGATGAGGGTACTGCGAGTCTCCGGATCAATAAAAGTTAAATATTACTTTTTGGTTTTGGCTTTGGGCTTCTTCGATCCGTAGCGCGAGCGCCCGCGGTTGCGTCCCTCCACTCCTTGCGCATCGTACACACCGCGCACCAAGTGATAACGCACACCCGGCAAGTCTTTCACGCGTCCGCCGCGCACCAGCACGATGGAGTGTTCTTGCAAATTGTGTCCTTCACCCGGAATGTAAGCCGTCACCTCCGTGCCGTTCGAAAGACGAACGCGCGCGATTTTGCGAATAGCGGAGTTTGGTTTCTTTGGCGTCATGGTCGTCACCTTCACACACACCCCGCGCTTAAAGGGGCTGGGAAGATTTGTACGCTTGCGGTGCAGCGAGTCGTAACGGTATTGCGTCGCCGGCGACTTGGATTTGCTCTTTGGGCTCTTGCGGCCTTTTCGGATGAGTTGTTGGACAGTTGGCATAAAAAGTGCCGGAACTGTAGCAAAGGATGAAAAAGGCGTCAATGCGTCCTCTAGCCAAAGAAACAGGCATCGCCCACAAGAACGCCACAGAGAGAAAAGACCCAACGAGAAAGAAACTGGAAGGGATTGAGCGGAGTGAGAAGCGAAAGGAATATGAGAAGGAAAAGAATTTGTGGGCCGCGTGTGAGAAGCCATGTGTGGAGATGCGCATGGCGTGGGTGGCTGGTAAGCGCAAGAAGAATCTTACTCCCATCCAGTGGGTGAATGGGGATGAGATTAAAGAGCGCCAGAGACAAATTCAAGATGAGGAGAAAAAGAAGAAAGGGAGTCAGGAGCGTCTCTGTTGCGGCAGGGGCAAGACTGCGTAGAGTAAGCGCGCTTACAAAGGCTAAAAGAATATTGGCGAAAGGCCCCGCCAAACCAATGACGACTCCGTCGCGAACGGGAGCGCGAAGATTGTAGGGGTTGTACGGGACAGGCTTGGCCCATCCAAAACCAAGAAACATCATGGCGAAAAACCCGACAAGGTCGAGATGCGCGAGGGGGTTGAGTGTCAGTCGCCCGTCACGCTCGGCCGTTTGATCCCCAAGCCACTTAGCAGAGAGCGCGTGAGAAAACTCATGCACGGTAAGAGAAAGCACAATCGCCACAAGCCAAAGGATGGCAAGAAGCGGCTCACGAAGAAGCCAAGAAAATATCATATCTTACGACACCGATTCGCGTGTCAGACGCACGCCAATATCCAGCAACTTTTCTTCCAGTCGTTCATAGCCGCGGTCCAGATGCTCCACGCCGCGGAGGATCGACGTCCCTTCCGCCACCAGTGCCGCCACAACAAATGCAAGTCCGGCACGAATATCAGGAATCTGGATCTCGTCCGCCCGCAGAGCGGTGGGACCATTAATTACGGCCGAGTGCTTACTGTTCCCTCCACGAAAGCGGCAAGAAATTTCCCCAAGACAATTCGAGAATAAGGTCACATCCGCTCCCATGCGGTTCAGTGTTTCTGTATACCCAAAGCGCGATTCGTAGACGGTTTCGTGCACAATGGATGTCCCCGTCGCCTGCGTGAGCACCACGGCAAACGGCGCTTGCCAATCGGTGCGAAATCCCGGATACGTATCCGTCTCAAGTTTAATGCTCGAAAGAGGCCGCTCCGTCCAAAAACGAATACCGTCCTCGCGAATATCGAACAATCCGCCGATACGACGCACGGTGTTTAAAAAAGTCATAAGGTGTTCGTGCACCGCACCCTTCACAAACACATCCCCTTTCGTCGCAAGCGCAATGCAAGCAAAACTCGCTGCTTCGAGCGGGTCGGGCATAACCTTCATGACACATCCGCCGAGCCGCTCCACGCCGACGATCTCCACGACACGCCCGGCGCCCACTTCGATAATCGCCCCCATCTTCTGCAACATTTTGATGAGTTCTAGAATCTCCGGCTCCACCGCCGCGTTGCGAATAACCGTGCGGCCTTTCGCCAAAACACCGGCAAGAATACCGGTCTCCGTTGCCCCCACCGAAGGATAAGGTAGGTCGATGAGCGCACCTTGAAGCGGGCGCGGGGCACGCGCCCTATACCCGTCGGGACGCTCTTCCACTTCCGCACCCATCGCGCGCAACGCTTCGATATGCCACTGCACCGGCCGCTTCCCAATACGATCGCCATCAACAACGGGAACAAACGCTTCCCCTACCCTGTGCAGGAGCGGCGCGATAGCTAAAATGCTTATCCGGTTCTTCGCGGAAAGTCCGCGCACTTCCCCGCTTGGCACGGAACGCGTCTCAAGAGAGAGCGTGTGGTCCTGCCACAGGGCACGCGCACCGACCGATTCCACAATTTCCTGCGTGATCGTCGTCTCTCGATGCCGCGGAACATTCTCGAGCACAACAGACTCTTCAGTGAGGAGAGAAGCGATCATCATCTTTGATGCGGCATTTTTTGCCCCGGAGACCTCCACGCTCCCTTTGACCGGCTGGCCTCCCTCGACACGAAATAATTCCATAGATTGGTCACCAGCATACCAGAAACGGACGGTTTCGGACACGTAATTCTACACGTTCATCGGTTGCTGTTTCTTTACCACCTCAGAGAGAAAAAGCGGCAGGACACGAGACGCCTCAGGCGAGGGCCGGAGGCGAAGCATAACGTACTCAAGCTCACCGGGCGCACCGGCATACGTCTCATGGTACCCAATCAAACGCGCGGCGAGATCATCTTTATCAGACTCCGCCTGAAACTCCAACGCGTAAATCCCCTCGCCCGGAAAACTCCAGGCCATCGTGGAACACCCGTCAGAAGAAAGCAAAACGGCGGCTTCCTCCGGCGGACGTTCCATGCGATCCACATGCGCCAATTGGACAACAAAAGTGTCAGGAAGGTGTCGGAAGATCGGGTCCTGTGCCGCGGCCACGCATTTTCGGACGGTGTAGGAGCCGACCTCCCGGTGCTCTTCATCATGCGAGACGGATCCTCCAAAGGCAATCGTCAAAATGTGCGCGCCAAAATTGATACCAAGCATGGGGATACGGCGGCGGCGCGCTTCATGCGCGAAACACGAAAAAGACTCAACGCGTTCTCGTGATTCGCGCAGAATGCACGTTTTTCCCGTCGCTCCGAGGATGATCGCATCTACTCCAGAGAGACGAATATCTTCCAAAGTTGTTTTGTGACTATCTATACCGTGAATATCCGAAGGAGGGAGACCGAGGCACTCTGTGATGCACGCGCGTTCGTGAGCGCGCATCTCCGGCTCAACACGGGATTGAATCAAAAGAATCTTCATACAACAGTCAACTCTAGCGCGACCAAGCAATCTGTCAATAAAAACACGGAAAACAAACAACGTCGCGTTTGACTTCCCTTGTCGTAAAGTCAAAGCGACGTTGCATGGCGACCCCAGAGATTGCACGGGCATTGAATCCACCTTTCGGAGGACGGTATGTGAACGGACGTCTCTGACAGCCGAAGCCGTCTTCACGTTGTTTACATGGCCCTTACCCGCGTGACCAGCCCTCTCTCCTCGAAGAGAGGGTATCGGACAAAATGGTTTGAAAGTGTGCCCGCGGTTCCTCTGAAGTCACTTAAGAGTGTATCACTCAAATATGGATTTGTCGTGAGACGCAAGGAAAAATACTCCGTGGTTATCCCACCTGTATCCACAGATTATGCACAAACGAAAGACCAGCCGAGGCTGGTCGAGCAGAAAGAAGGTACGAATA
This genomic stretch from Candidatus Uhrbacteria bacterium harbors:
- the rplD gene encoding 50S ribosomal protein L4, with protein sequence MATTSLYNQKGETVGTLELPAKLFSVPADPNVLYEVVTAQQTNRRAVLAHTKTRGEVRGGGRKPWKQKGTGRARQGSIRSPQWKGGGVVFGPRKTRVFDVKVNRKLRQKALAMALSDLLSTERLVAVDSLEFPEGKTRQVSNMLAVLPQAGRRTLLVVEPKNRLVSRAARNLSGVEVIPANALNVEEVLKAGRLVTSSSALETMKTLFASYGAS
- the rplC gene encoding 50S ribosomal protein L3; amino-acid sequence: MKFLIGKKLGMSQIFTDDGVVVPVTYIEAGPCVVTDVRTEDKDGYNAVQIGFGTTRTINKPQEARAKQLGPVRLTREARVVSVDGVKTGDIWTVGEFTVGDVVDVTGTSKGRGFAGVVKRHGFHGHNTTHGTKDQVRKSGSVGAQGPQRVFKDMRMAGHMGDERVTVKNLKVVSIDPERNTLAIRGAIPGARGGVLFIRANVTGSVWN
- the rpsJ gene encoding 30S ribosomal protein S10, translated to MSKDVDQKSAEAGKQRIRIKIRAYDHKIIDQATGTIIKAAERSDALVVGPIPLPTEKRKYTTNRSTFVHKDSREQYEIRIHKRLVDILSPTERTMDALMSLNLPAGVDVEIKM
- the tuf gene encoding elongation factor Tu codes for the protein MAGTFERTKPHVNVGTIGHVDHGKTTLTAAILAVASSHGLIAQKKGVDDLDKAPESKSRGITIATAHTEYETTARHYAHVDCPGHADYVKNMITGAAQMDGAVLVVSAADGPMPQTREHILLARQVGVPRIVVFLNKVDTVDDPELIDLVEEEIRDLLKKYEFPGDETPIIRGSALKALQNPTDEAAAKPVLDLLKTLDEYIPEPVRETDRPFLMPVEDVFSIEGRGTVVTGRIERGIVKVGEEGELVGLREETMKTVVTGIEMFNKTLDEGRAGDNAGVLLRGVKKEEVERGMVLAKPGSVTPHTEFEAEIYALTKEEGGRHKPFFKGYKPQFYIRTTDVTGEIELPAGTEMVMPGDTVNCQVKLIIPVALEEKQRFAIREGGHTVGAGVIVKISK
- the fusA gene encoding elongation factor G; amino-acid sequence: MSREYSLEQTRNFGIIAHIDAGKTTTTERVLFYTGKKHKIGEVHEGEATMDWMEQERERGITITAAATTCFWKGCRYNIIDTPGHVDFTVEVERSLRVLDGGVTVFDGVAGVESQSETVWRQADKYSVPRVCFINKLDRTGADFYKDVASIHARLTKKARPIQLPIGTEDNFQGVVDLILMRAFTFTDDLGKDIEEQDIPSDLKEQAQKYRSELLETIVETDEALMTRYLAGEELSVDEIRLALRKATIARDVFPILCGSALKNKGVQQLLDAVNYYLPSPLDIPPVKGFHPDDPEKEEVRQASDSEPFAALAFKVAADPFIGKLVFFRVYSGNLKAGSYVYNTSTGDKERIGRIVRLHANHREEVQDVYAGEIAAAVGLRGTTTGNTLCDPDHPIVLESITFPDPVISVAIEPKTKADQEKMGMALAKLAEEDPTFHVASDEESGQTIIKGMGELHLEIIIDRMKREYKVEADVGRPQVAYRETIRLEAEGEGKFIRQTGGKGQYGHARVRVEPNQGKGFEFLNEIKGGVIPKEFINPIEKGIIEAAERGVVAGYPVLDFRIHLYDGSYHEVDSSEAAFKIAGSLAFQDAAKRAKPVLLEPVMKVEVITPEEFMGTVVGDLNSKRGQIQEMSDRMEAKVIRAFVPLAEMFGYATTVRSLTQGRASYTMEFDHYDEVPPNIAQTIVESRQGTARRA
- the rpsG gene encoding 30S ribosomal protein S7; translation: MRGKQAPKRLIAPDPKFQNVSVAKFINYVMNDGKKTIAQDVMYKALDLIEQKSKKNPVEVFEQAMKQVSPSLEVKSRRVGGANYQVPIPVRGERRFTLAARWILLAARSKKGRPMYQKLADELLAAANSEGEAFKKKEDVQRMAESNRAFAHFAR
- the rpsL gene encoding 30S ribosomal protein S12, producing MPTVQQLIRKGRKSPKSKSKSPATQYRYDSLHRKRTNLPSPFKRGVCVKVTTMTPKKPNSAIRKIARVRLSNGTEVTAYIPGEGHNLQEHSIVLVRGGRVKDLPGVRYHLVRGVYDAQGVEGRNRGRSRYGSKKPKAKTKK
- a CDS encoding site-2 protease family protein; this encodes MIFSWLLREPLLAILWLVAIVLSLTVHEFSHALSAKWLGDQTAERDGRLTLNPLAHLDLVGFFAMMFLGFGWAKPVPYNPYNLRAPVRDGVVIGLAGPFANILLAFVSALTLRSLAPAATETLLTPFLLFLLILNLSLALFNLIPIHPLDGSKILLALTSHPRHAHLHTWLLTRGPQILFLLIFLSLLTPLNPFQFLSRWVFSLCGVLVGDACFFG
- the murA gene encoding UDP-N-acetylglucosamine 1-carboxyvinyltransferase; amino-acid sequence: MELFRVEGGQPVKGSVEVSGAKNAASKMMIASLLTEESVVLENVPRHRETTITQEIVESVGARALWQDHTLSLETRSVPSGEVRGLSAKNRISILAIAPLLHRVGEAFVPVVDGDRIGKRPVQWHIEALRAMGAEVEERPDGYRARAPRPLQGALIDLPYPSVGATETGILAGVLAKGRTVIRNAAVEPEILELIKMLQKMGAIIEVGAGRVVEIVGVERLGGCVMKVMPDPLEAASFACIALATKGDVFVKGAVHEHLMTFLNTVRRIGGLFDIREDGIRFWTERPLSSIKLETDTYPGFRTDWQAPFAVVLTQATGTSIVHETVYESRFGYTETLNRMGADVTLFSNCLGEISCRFRGGNSKHSAVINGPTALRADEIQIPDIRAGLAFVVAALVAEGTSILRGVEHLDRGYERLEEKLLDIGVRLTRESVS